Below is a window of Mucilaginibacter sp. PAMC 26640 DNA.
GCTGTAAAGCTTTTACAAGCCACACAACAGCAGTTGATCCAAAGCGAAAAGCTTGCATCATTAGGCGAGCTTACCGCCGGTATTGCTCACGAGATCCAGAACCCGCTTAACTTTGTAAACAACTTTTCTGAAGTAAGCATGGAGCTGATTGACGAAATGGGAGAGGAGCTGGCGAAAGGTGATACCGAAGAAGCGATGGCAATTGCCAACGATATAAAACAGAACCTGGAAAAGATCCGACACCATGGCAAGCGGGCCGACGGGATTGTAAAGGGAATGCTGCAGCACAGCCGCGCCAGTAGTGATATACAGGAACCTACCGATCTCAATAACTTAGCCGATGAATATTTACGGCTGGCTTATCATGGCCTCCGCGCCAAGGATAAAACCTTTAATGCCGACCTGGTCACTAACTTTAACCCCGCATTGCCCAAAGTTAACGTAGTTCCGCAAGATGTGGGTAGGGTGCTCTTAAACCTTTTTAACAACGCCTTTTATGCCGTGCAGCAAAAACAAAAATTAGCTTTGGAAGGATTTAAGCCAACGGTATCGGTTACGACGTTTTTGGCCGGGGATGCGGTAAAAATTATGGTAAGGGATAATGGTATAGGTATTCCGGATGAAATTAAGGACAAAATTCTTCAGCCATTCTTTACTACTAAACCAACCGGGGAAGGTACGGGCCTGGGTTTGTCGCTGAGTTATGATATCATTGTGAAGGCACATGGTGGTAAAATTGATATTATAAGCAAAGAGGGGGAATACACCGAATTTATTATTTCCTTCCCGGCAAAGGCTTAAAAAAAGTATATTTACGCACCTTATGAAGATATTAGTAGTAGATGATGAGGCGGATGTAGAGCCGCTTTTCTTACAGCGTTTTCGCAAAGAGATTAAAAACCATGAGATAGAATTTAGCTTTGCCCAAAGTGGTGAGCAGGCACTTAACTACCTCGCTGATAAACATTCGGAGGTGGTGCTGATACTGAGCGATATTAATATGCCGGGAATGAGCGGCATTGAACTACTAACTCATATTCGCGAAGATTTTAATATGCCGCCGCCGCCCGTGGTAATGATGATCACTGCTTACGGCGATGAAGAGAACCACCGCCAGGCAATGGAGAAAGGGGCCGACGACTTTTTAACCAAGCCCCTGGATTTTAACCTACTTAAAGAGAAACTTAAAACTTTTACCGAACAGCAATAATGGCCAAAATTTTAGTAGTAGATGATGAGGCTGACCTGGAACTGCTGGTAAAACAGAAGTTCAGGAAAAAGATCAGGGAAAATATCTACGAATTTGTGTTCGCCCAAAACGGCGAAGAAGCCCTCCAAAAAGTAAAAGAACACCCGGATCTGGATATCATCCTGAGTGATATCAATATGCCGGTAATGGACGGACTTACCTTGTTGAGCCGCCTGCCAGAGGCCAATCCTATGCTGAAAGCGGTAGTGGTATCAGCTTATGGTGATATGCAGAATATTCGCTTGGCGATGAACCGGGGCGCGTTCGATTTTGTGTGTAAGCCGGTGGATTTTGAGGATCTTGATCTCACGATGGAGAAAACTATCCTCCACGTAAAGCAGCTGCAGGAAACCTTCAAGGCCATCAAAGAGAATAACATCCTTAAGATGTATGTGGATGAAAATGTGCTCAACTTCATGACGCATAAGGAGTTTGAGAACAGCCTGTTAAAAAACGAAGTGGTAGAAACCACCATTATGTTTGTAGATGTTTGCGGCTTTACAGCAATTACCGAAAACGTACCGGCAAACACCGTGGTAACCCTGATCAATAGCCTGTTTGATGTTATTGTAAAGGAAATAGTTGCACAGGGTGGACATGTGGATAAATTTATGGGCGATGCGGTGATGGCCGTTTTCCGTGGCGAATACCATTTAGACAGGGCCATTGATGCCGCAATTGCAGCACGCACAGTTATTAGCGGTATGGCCGCGGTACACGCAGGGGAGAAATCTTATCAGCCACAAATTGCGGTAGGCATCAACTCCGGTGAAGTAGTATCGGGTAATATCGGCTCGGCTTCCTTAAAGCGGCTTGATTACACGGTTATTGGTGATGCGGTAAACTTGGCCCAGCGACTGCAGTCCGCAGCAAAAGGCGGGCAGATCATCATCTCCGAAGAAACCTTCCATAAAGCCAAGGAATCTTTCCATTGCAAGAAAATAGGGGATGTGAATTTGAAGAATAAAGCACTGCCGGTAACTATTTACGAGGTGGTTGAGTAAGCAGACCAGTATTGCATTTTTATCTTGTTACCGATATGAAATATTTCTACAAATTTAGTTTAGCTGTATTATTGTTAACGAGCCAATGCCTTTGCATTTCCGCCCAGCATCAACTGCCTAAATTGTTGATCCGGCTGGATGACATCGGCATGAACCATTCCGTAAATATGGCCATGCAGCAAGTTGCCAAAACCGGGATGCCTTTTTCTGCTTCGGTGCAGTTTGCCTGCCCCTGGTACCAGGAGGCCGTGGCTATTTTGAAAAAGAATCCGCAAATAAGCGTGGGGGTGCACTTAACCCTTACATCCGAGTGGCGCTACTACCGCTGGGGACCGGTGTTGGGTAAAGAGGCTGTTCCGGGCCTGGTTGATGAAGTAGGTTATTTTCGCCAGTCAACCGGCGACTTTGCCAAAAGCGGCTATAAGATGGAAGAGGTTGAAAAGGAGCTTTCAGCACAGATAGCGCGTGCCCAGGCATCGGGTTTAAAAATATCATATATCGATCCGCATATGGGCGTTGCATTATCCACGCCGGCCTTGCGTGCACTTACAGAAAAACTGGCGCACAAATATAAACTGGCTATTTCACCGCTAAGTTCGGTGAGCTACTTTCAAGAAACTTACCTGGAAATGTGGGGTGAGCCGGTTGCCACTAAAAAGAAGGCTTTTCTGGCTTATGTGGGCAAGAAGCTAAATGCTTCGCGACCAAATTTAGTAGTGATCCACGTGGCGCAAATGGGCCCGGAGATGGATGCTCTATTTGATATGAATAGCAGCATGATGAATACAAAAGAAGGTAAACCCCTTACGAGCCTGCACCGCCAAACCGAGTTGAATATGCTGTTATCGCCGGAATTGAAAGCGATGCAAAACAAGAATTTTAAGGCGATCAACTACGAGGAAATGCTGAAAGGAAAAGATATCAGCATTTTGAAGCCTGTGGACGGGAAATAAAAGAAACAATGAAGTGCTGACCGACTATATTAAATAACTACATCATCAGGTTGTGCCTTGGCTTTGACCTTCTTCCACACGGAATAAGCGGCATAAATTAAAACCCCGCCTATGTAAACGTAGAGCCAGATAGAAATATCGGTACCAAAAATAATGAGATACAGGTATGGCAGACTGTATCCCGCCCCTGCGATGCTTAAGGGCACAAAAATTGGCTTTTTAGCTCTCAGATTCTTTAATGCTATGCCCAGAAATACCAGGAATACACTTTTCGCCCCCAAGTAGATACCACCAAAAATCAGCGGGTTAACGTGATGATCCTCTCCAAGTTTACCCAGCCAATCGATAAATGATTTAAAATATTCTGCCATTGGGCACAAGGTAGGGTTAATTTTATTAAGCTGATATTAATTTTTGCTGATTGATAAATAGGGTTGATAGTAAGTGGATTGAATAGTTAACATTAAAACAGGATCTATTTTCTCACAATATAATTAGCTTGTGCTGCAGCCCCATACAACAATCATTCTTTCATTTTCAGAAGGGTAAAATAGCAAGAGGTAATTTTATTTTAGAGATACCTGTAAAAAAGCCGCCGGACTTTATGAATAGTCTGGCGGCTTAGTTGCATGCGTATTAAATTATTTTAGTCAGCTTTAAAACCATACTTATCGCTGAATTTTTTATACAACTGCTTGTGTAAATTATCCAGGTTGATATTCCGGCCCTGTATAAAGGCGGTTTCAACATCCAGGGTGATCATATCCAGGGCATCACCTGCAGAGATAAACAGATTGGCATCTTTACCTACTTCCAGCGTGCCGGTAGTTTTATCGATACCCAGGATCTTTGCATTGTTGATGGTGATCATCGATAGTGCCTGCTCTTTGGTTAAGCCATATCCAACGGCCTGGCCGGCCTCAAAAGGCAGGTTGCGTTGCCGCCAGAATCCCGTACCTGTTAAGCCATAAAGTACGCCTGCATCCTGCAGGATCTTTGGCATTTTGTAGGGCAGGTAAACATCATCCTCCGCGCGATCGGGCAGGGTCTGCGTTTCGCGGATGATGACCGGCACACTGTTTTCTTTCAAAATATCCGTCACCAGGTAAGCTTCCTTGCCGCCCACTATAACAGCTTTTACACCAAATTGCCTCGCAAAGGCAACTGCCTGCATAATTTGTTTGGCAGTGCTGGCTTCTACAAACAGCTTTTTGCTGCCATTAAACAAACCTTTCATCGCTTCAAACCGGATGTTGGCGGCAGATGGCCTGGTGCCTTCGCTGTACGCTTTGGCTTCGGTAAATAAGCGGGTAATGGCATCAATAGATTTTTGCGCGCGCTCTGCGGGGCTTTCCTGCGCCACCCCGGGTGTTGCCGGGCGCCTGCGGCCGTTGTTACCTGTTGATGGCCAGTTCAAATGAATTGCCATATCGGTATTATAGGCAGCATCTTCCCAGTTCCAGGCGTCCAGCTGTACTACTGATGATGCTCCGGAGATGATGCCACCATTGGGCGTTGGCTGAGCCAGCAAAATGCCGTTACTTCGTACAGTGGGGATCACCTTACTGTCGGTATTATAAGCAATGATAGAACGGACATGCGGATTGAGTTCGCCTGTTTCTTCATCATCCACCGTACCGCGCGCGCCGGATTCAACTTCTACCAACCCGAGCGTGGTCATAGGGGCAATAAAGCCGGGGTAGATCTGCTTGCCTGCAGCGTTGATGACTTCATAGCCGGCATTGGCCGGGCCTGCACCTTCGCCTATGGCGGTTATTTTACCTTTATCAAAAGAGATATAACCGTTGCTGATCACCTGGCCGTTGCCAACATGAATGGTGGCTCCGGTTAATATTATGGCTTTGCTTTGCGGCTTTGCCGGTGAGATGTTAGCCTGGGCGTAAACGAGGTTGATGCCAAGCAATAACCCTCCTAAACTCAATATTGTTGTTTTCATTTTTTTCAATTTTGGGGGTTATTTAATTCTCGCAGCGGATTGTTTGGCTGAACGTTCTTTCTCCATTTCGGTATAGTCGTCCTGCACCACAAAGTTATCTTCTTCCAAAGTTTCGCATTGGTAAGATCGCGGCCTGCGCGGTCCTGATGGCTTTTGTGTAGTTGCACCGGCGTTTTTCAAATCGAGCATTTTTTGAACGATGCGTGCCTCATCTGCCTGTACAGTTTGTTGCTTAGCCGCATCCTGCGAATAATCCCAATACAGTACGCCATCTACATACGTTTTCTCGGCAACTGCATAGATGGATAAAGGATTTGCCGACCATACCACAACGTCGGCATCTTTGCCAACCTTAATACTGCCGATGCGGTTATCTACATGCATCATTTTGGCGGGGTTTAGCGTAACCAGTTTCAGCGCTTCTTCCTGGCTCATGTGCCCGTAAGTAACCGCCTTGCCGGCTTCCTGGTTTAACCGGCGGGCCATCTCGTCGTCATCCGAATTAAACCCGGTAACCAAACCCACCTCGTGCATCAGCTTGCCATTATAAGGGATTGCCTCGGCTACCTCATTTTTGTAAGCCCACCAGTCGCTGAAGGTTGATCCCGCAATGTTATGCGCTTTCATTTTATCGGCTACTTTATAACCCTCTAATATGTGAGTAAAGGTGTTGATCTTAAATCCCAGCGAATCGGCCACGTGCATCAGCATGTTGATCTCTGACTGCACGTAGGAGTGGCAGGTGATAAAGCGTTTGTTATCCAGGATCTCTACCAGCGCATCTAACTCCAGGTCGCGGCGAACCGTATTTCCTTTTACAGCACGGGCGGCTTTATATTCTTTAGCCCGGGTAAAAGCATCTATGTATACTTCTTCCACACCCATCCTTGTTTGCGGAAAGCGGAGTACAGAGCCA
It encodes the following:
- a CDS encoding guanylate cyclase translates to MMAKILVVDDEADLELLVKQKFRKKIRENIYEFVFAQNGEEALQKVKEHPDLDIILSDINMPVMDGLTLLSRLPEANPMLKAVVVSAYGDMQNIRLAMNRGAFDFVCKPVDFEDLDLTMEKTILHVKQLQETFKAIKENNILKMYVDENVLNFMTHKEFENSLLKNEVVETTIMFVDVCGFTAITENVPANTVVTLINSLFDVIVKEIVAQGGHVDKFMGDAVMAVFRGEYHLDRAIDAAIAARTVISGMAAVHAGEKSYQPQIAVGINSGEVVSGNIGSASLKRLDYTVIGDAVNLAQRLQSAAKGGQIIISEETFHKAKESFHCKKIGDVNLKNKALPVTIYEVVE
- a CDS encoding Fis family transcriptional regulator, yielding MKILVVDDEADVEPLFLQRFRKEIKNHEIEFSFAQSGEQALNYLADKHSEVVLILSDINMPGMSGIELLTHIREDFNMPPPPVVMMITAYGDEENHRQAMEKGADDFLTKPLDFNLLKEKLKTFTEQQ
- a CDS encoding amidohydrolase, which translates into the protein MKTTILSLGGLLLGINLVYAQANISPAKPQSKAIILTGATIHVGNGQVISNGYISFDKGKITAIGEGAGPANAGYEVINAAGKQIYPGFIAPMTTLGLVEVESGARGTVDDEETGELNPHVRSIIAYNTDSKVIPTVRSNGILLAQPTPNGGIISGASSVVQLDAWNWEDAAYNTDMAIHLNWPSTGNNGRRRPATPGVAQESPAERAQKSIDAITRLFTEAKAYSEGTRPSAANIRFEAMKGLFNGSKKLFVEASTAKQIMQAVAFARQFGVKAVIVGGKEAYLVTDILKENSVPVIIRETQTLPDRAEDDVYLPYKMPKILQDAGVLYGLTGTGFWRQRNLPFEAGQAVGYGLTKEQALSMITINNAKILGIDKTTGTLEVGKDANLFISAGDALDMITLDVETAFIQGRNINLDNLHKQLYKKFSDKYGFKAD